In Canis lupus dingo isolate Sandy chromosome 1, ASM325472v2, whole genome shotgun sequence, a single genomic region encodes these proteins:
- the LOC112643862 gene encoding 60S ribosomal protein L12-like, giving the protein MPLKFDPNEIKVVYLRCTGGEVGATSALALKISLLGLSPKKVGDDIAKATSDWKGLRITVKLTIQNRQAQIEVVPSASALIIKALKEPPRDRKKQKNIKHSGNNTFDEIVNIAQQMQHQSLARELSGTIKEILGTGQSVGCNVDGCHPHDIIDDINSGAVECPAS; this is encoded by the coding sequence ATGCCGCTTAAGTTCGACCCCAACGAGATCAAAGTTGTGTACCTGAGATGCACTGGTGGCGAGGTTGGTGCCACGTCTGCCCTGGCCCTGAAGATCAGCCTGCTGGGTCTATCTCCAAAAAAGGTTGGTGATGACATCGCCAAGGCAACCAGTGATTGGAAGGGTCTAAGGATTACAGTGAAACTGACCATTCAAAACAGACAGGCCCAGATTGAAGTGgtaccttctgcctctgccctgattATCAAAGCCCTCAAGGAACcaccaagagacagaaagaagcagaaaaacattaaGCACAGTGGAAATAACACTTTTGATGAGATTGTCAATATTGCCCAACAGATGCAACACCAATCTTTAGCCAGAGAACTCTCTGGAACCATCAAAGAGATCCTGGGGACTGGCCAGTCTGTGGGCTGCAATGTTGATGGCTGTCACCCTCATGACATCATAGATGACATCAATAGTGGTGCAGTGGAATGCCCAGCGAGTtaa